The following are from one region of the Nicotiana tabacum cultivar K326 chromosome 3, ASM71507v2, whole genome shotgun sequence genome:
- the LOC107766005 gene encoding GDSL esterase/lipase At5g45920: protein MRPKIYLFGDSITEMSFEDGGWGASLVNHFNRTVDVVLRGYSGYNTRWALKVIEKVFDEETAPLAVTVFFGANDACLPDRCSAFQHVPIDEYKLNLHSIVSFLKGRWPTTQIVLISPPPIDEPTRLLYPFIENKLGLPERTNEVAGNYAKASLAVAAECGVLAVDLWTRMQQLPGWQTACLSDGLHLSKTGNEIVFEEVVEALKKKGLSVETLPVDLPVINEIDPNDPLKSFEGI, encoded by the exons ATGAGACCCAAGATTTATCTGTTTGGAGATTCCATCACTGAGATGTCCTTTGAGGATGGTGGGTGGGGTGCTTCTCTTGTCAACCACTTTAACCGCACG gTGGATGTGGTGTTAAGAGGGTATAGTGGGTATAACACAAGGTGGGCATTGAAGGTGATAGAGAAAGTTTTTGATGAGGAAACGGCGCCATTGGCAGTGACAGTGTTCTTTGGAGCAAATGATGCTTGTCTCCCTGATAGATGCTCTGCCTTTCAACATGTCCCTATTGATGAGTACAAGCTGAATCTTCATTCCATTGTCTCCTTTCTCAAG GGGCGATGGCCAACAACTCAAATTGTCCTCATCTCACCTCCTCCAATTGATGAACCTACACGACTCCT ATATCCTTTTATTGAGAACAAATTGGGCCTGCCCGAGAGGACTAATGAAGTTGCTGGAAATTATGCGAAAGCAAGTCTAGCTGTAGCAGCTGAATGTGGGGTTTTGGCTGTGGATTTGTGGACCAGAATGCAGCAACTTCCTGGCTGGCAAACAGCTTGTTTAAG CGATGGTTTGCACCTGAGTAAAACTGGGAACGAGATTGTATTTGAGGAGGTGGTGGAGGCTCTTAAGAAGAAAGGGTTGAGTGTGGAAACTCTACCAGTTGATCTGCCAGTGATTAATGAAATTGATCCAAATGATCCACTCAAGTCTTTTGAAGGAATATAG